In Hamadaea flava, a genomic segment contains:
- a CDS encoding TrmH family RNA methyltransferase, translated as MELITDPADERIADYRALTDLELRTRWEPPNGLFIAEGELVLRRALAAGYRPRSVLIEAKRAGQLADLAQGGLGEAAVYGADAALLQQITGFHVHRGVLASFHRKTLPSVTEVLAQARRVVVLEDINNHTNIGAIFRGVAALGMDAVLLSPTCADPLYRRSVRVSMGEVFAIPYATLDPWPEGLDVLREAGFTVLAMTPAPDAISLHELSADQRRRPALLMGAEGPGLTAGALKSSDARVVIPMHRGVDSLNVAAATAVACWELTRP; from the coding sequence GTGGAGCTGATCACCGACCCGGCGGACGAGCGCATCGCCGACTACCGGGCGCTGACCGATCTGGAGCTGCGGACGCGCTGGGAGCCGCCGAACGGGCTGTTCATCGCCGAGGGCGAGCTGGTGCTGCGCCGGGCCTTGGCGGCCGGGTATCGGCCACGGAGCGTACTGATCGAGGCTAAGCGGGCGGGGCAGCTGGCCGATCTGGCTCAGGGCGGGCTGGGGGAGGCCGCCGTCTACGGGGCCGACGCCGCTCTGCTGCAGCAGATCACCGGCTTCCACGTGCATCGGGGCGTCCTGGCCAGCTTCCATCGCAAGACCCTGCCGAGCGTCACCGAGGTGTTGGCCCAGGCCAGGCGGGTGGTGGTGCTGGAAGACATCAACAACCACACGAACATCGGGGCGATCTTCCGGGGCGTCGCCGCGCTCGGCATGGACGCCGTGCTGCTCTCGCCGACCTGCGCCGACCCGTTGTACCGCCGCAGCGTCCGGGTCAGCATGGGCGAGGTCTTCGCCATCCCGTACGCCACGCTCGACCCCTGGCCGGAAGGGCTCGACGTGCTGCGGGAGGCCGGCTTCACGGTGCTGGCGATGACTCCCGCGCCGGACGCGATCTCGTTGCATGAGCTGTCTGCCGACCAGCGGAGACGACCGGCCTTGCTGATGGGTGCGGAGGGGCCGGGGCTGACCGCGGGGGCGCTCAAGTCGAGCGATGCCCGGGTGGTCATTCCGATGCACCGTGGGGTCGACTCGCTCAATGTGGCGGCCGCGACGGCTGTGGCCTGCTGGGAGCTGACGCGGCCATGA
- the ngcE gene encoding N-acetylglucosamine/diacetylchitobiose ABC transporter substrate-binding protein, producing MSNSPSELSRRTVLRRAAVAGALAVPAVSFLAACSDDDKGGDTGGTAKTPTNPFGMKEDATVEVVIFDGGYGQKYATDGLEPNFKTAWPKATVKHTATQDITALVQPRFQGGNPPEFVNNSGTKSMDFGALVADEQLADLTELWDAPSVDDPNKKVRDTVFAGTVDAGSFNGKPFVLYYVSTVFGIWHSGKLFKDNGWEAPKDWAGFLALCEKIKAKGITPYGYAGANAAYYQWNVILVQAAKIGGGDILKNIDNLEDGAWTNEAVVKAASAWGTLASKGYINPAFEGLKHTEVQLQQNQYKLAMYPSGDWLEGEQAATTPKDFEYQLAPVPAYDGSDKLSPGAVRSAAGEGYFVSKSSANKAAGLEFMRQMLSKKSARAFTEITEAHAPTVVAGASDGFAFPAGVKSSQAALAAAGKDVVTLFFDGWYQDLDKEARAATNELMFGRIDGKAWAERIQKKADAIKKDASITKFKR from the coding sequence ATGTCCAACTCCCCCTCTGAGCTGAGCCGCCGCACGGTTCTGCGCCGTGCCGCGGTGGCCGGCGCGCTCGCCGTGCCCGCCGTCAGCTTCCTGGCCGCCTGCAGTGACGACGACAAGGGCGGCGACACCGGCGGCACGGCCAAGACCCCGACCAACCCGTTCGGCATGAAGGAAGACGCGACCGTCGAGGTCGTCATCTTCGATGGTGGCTACGGTCAGAAGTACGCGACCGACGGCCTCGAGCCGAACTTCAAGACCGCGTGGCCGAAGGCGACCGTCAAGCACACCGCCACCCAGGACATCACGGCGCTGGTGCAGCCGCGGTTCCAGGGCGGCAACCCGCCGGAGTTCGTGAACAACTCCGGCACGAAGTCGATGGACTTCGGTGCCCTGGTCGCCGACGAGCAGCTCGCCGACCTGACCGAGCTGTGGGACGCGCCGTCGGTCGACGACCCGAACAAGAAGGTCCGCGACACCGTGTTCGCCGGCACCGTCGACGCGGGTTCGTTCAACGGCAAGCCGTTCGTGCTGTACTACGTGTCGACCGTGTTCGGCATCTGGCACTCCGGCAAGTTGTTCAAGGACAACGGCTGGGAGGCCCCGAAGGACTGGGCCGGCTTCCTCGCGCTGTGCGAGAAGATCAAGGCCAAGGGCATCACGCCGTACGGCTACGCGGGCGCCAACGCCGCGTACTACCAGTGGAACGTGATCCTGGTCCAGGCCGCGAAGATCGGCGGCGGCGACATCCTGAAGAACATCGACAACCTCGAAGACGGCGCGTGGACCAACGAGGCCGTCGTCAAGGCGGCTTCCGCGTGGGGCACCCTGGCGTCGAAGGGTTACATCAACCCGGCGTTCGAGGGCCTCAAGCACACCGAGGTGCAGCTCCAGCAGAACCAGTACAAGCTGGCGATGTACCCGTCGGGCGACTGGCTGGAGGGCGAGCAGGCCGCCACCACGCCGAAGGACTTCGAGTACCAGCTGGCGCCGGTTCCGGCGTACGACGGCTCCGACAAGCTGTCGCCGGGTGCCGTTCGCTCGGCGGCCGGTGAGGGCTACTTCGTCTCGAAGTCCTCGGCCAACAAGGCGGCGGGCCTGGAGTTCATGCGCCAGATGCTGTCCAAGAAGAGCGCCCGCGCGTTCACCGAGATCACCGAGGCGCACGCGCCGACCGTGGTCGCGGGCGCGTCGGACGGCTTCGCCTTCCCGGCCGGTGTCAAGAGCTCGCAGGCTGCTCTTGCCGCGGCGGGCAAGGATGTCGTTACCCTCTTCTTCGACGGCTGGTACCAGGACCTCGACAAGGAGGCCCGCGCCGCCACCAACGAGCTCATGTTCGGCCGCATCGACGGCAAGGCGTGGGCCGAGCGGATCCAGAAGAAGGCGGACGCCATCAAGAAGGACGCGTCCATCACCAAGTTCAAGCGCTGA
- a CDS encoding SPFH domain-containing protein: MDNPVTVFLYLVIGIVALIVVITLLRSVRQVPQQRNDVVERLGKYHRTLTPGLNILVPFVDAVRTKVDLREQVVSFPPQPVITSDNLVVSIDTVLYFKVVDPVKATYEIANFLQAIEQLTVTTLRNVIGSMDLERALTSREEVNRHLSVVLDETTGRWGVKVTRVEIKAIEPPPSIRDSMEKQMRAERDRRAAILTAEGVKQSQILTAEGDKQAAVLRADGDRQARILQAAGQAKAIETVVSAIHAADMDSTVMAYQYLQALPQIAQGASNKLWIVPAELSRALEGISNAFGGLHPPAPASERPKRPATSVDTTEVVEAAQKAADEVAKIEGEAKAAGEAASGQLPPTDKA, encoded by the coding sequence ATGGACAACCCAGTCACGGTGTTTCTGTATCTCGTCATCGGGATCGTCGCGCTGATCGTGGTCATCACGCTGCTGCGCTCGGTGCGCCAGGTGCCGCAGCAGCGCAACGACGTCGTCGAGCGGCTCGGCAAGTACCACCGGACCCTGACGCCCGGCCTGAACATCCTGGTGCCGTTCGTCGACGCCGTACGCACCAAGGTGGACCTGCGCGAGCAGGTGGTCAGCTTCCCGCCGCAGCCGGTGATCACCTCGGACAACCTCGTGGTCTCCATCGACACGGTGCTGTACTTCAAGGTCGTCGACCCGGTGAAGGCGACCTACGAGATCGCCAACTTCCTGCAGGCGATCGAGCAGCTGACCGTCACGACGCTGCGTAACGTCATCGGCTCGATGGACCTGGAGCGCGCGCTGACCAGCCGCGAGGAGGTCAACCGGCACCTGTCGGTGGTGCTCGACGAGACCACCGGCCGCTGGGGCGTCAAGGTGACCCGGGTCGAGATCAAGGCGATCGAGCCGCCGCCCAGCATCCGCGACTCGATGGAGAAGCAGATGCGGGCCGAGCGAGACCGCCGTGCGGCGATCCTGACCGCCGAGGGCGTCAAGCAGTCCCAGATCCTCACGGCCGAGGGTGACAAGCAGGCCGCCGTGCTCCGCGCCGATGGTGACCGGCAGGCCCGGATCCTGCAGGCAGCCGGTCAGGCCAAGGCGATCGAGACGGTCGTCAGCGCCATCCACGCCGCCGACATGGACAGCACCGTCATGGCGTACCAGTACCTGCAGGCGCTGCCGCAGATCGCCCAGGGCGCCTCGAACAAGCTGTGGATCGTCCCGGCCGAGCTGAGCCGCGCCCTGGAGGGCATCAGCAACGCCTTCGGCGGCCTGCACCCGCCCGCGCCGGCGTCGGAGCGCCCGAAGCGCCCAGCGACCAGCGTGGACACCACCGAGGTCGTCGAGGCTGCCCAGAAGGCGGCGGACGAGGTCGCCAAGATCGAGGGCGAGGCTAAGGCGGCCGGCGAGGCGGCCTCCGGCCAGCTCCCGCCGACCGACAAAGCCTGA
- a CDS encoding NfeD family protein, translated as MESWGWWLIAAGALVVGELFMGDFVLLMLAAGAAAAALAGVLGLGIVGELLVFAVVSGLALFFVRPWIKNRFYRNSHQVKIGVSTILGSEAVVMERVDVENGQVNLSGELWRARPYDASRAYEPGERVRVIEVDGATLKVGKD; from the coding sequence GTGGAGAGTTGGGGATGGTGGCTGATCGCCGCCGGAGCGCTCGTCGTCGGCGAGCTCTTCATGGGAGACTTTGTGCTGCTCATGCTGGCCGCTGGCGCGGCCGCCGCGGCCCTGGCCGGCGTGCTGGGGCTCGGCATCGTGGGCGAACTGCTGGTTTTCGCGGTCGTTTCGGGGCTCGCGCTGTTCTTCGTGCGGCCGTGGATCAAGAACCGGTTCTATCGCAACTCACACCAGGTCAAGATCGGCGTCTCGACCATCCTCGGCTCCGAAGCGGTCGTCATGGAGCGGGTCGACGTCGAGAACGGCCAGGTCAACCTGAGCGGTGAGCTGTGGCGGGCGCGGCCCTACGACGCCTCTCGGGCGTACGAGCCGGGAGAGCGCGTCCGTGTGATCGAGGTAGACGGAGCCACCTTGAAGGTGGGGAAGGACTGA
- a CDS encoding CoA-acylating methylmalonate-semialdehyde dehydrogenase — translation MKHVKHYVAGKDWEQPGGAARRGDLYDPATGEVTGHVDFASSADVGTVVTAAAAAFPAWRDASLAKRTAVMFALRQLVHERRDELAAAITAEHGKVLSDAAGEVQRGLEVIEYACGIPTALKGGFSENVSTGVDSYSIRQPLGVAAVISPFNFPAMVPLWFVPIAIAAGNTVVLKPSEKDPTASTLLAAWFSEAGLPDGVLNVVHGDKEAVDALLDHPDVKSVSFVGSTPIARYVYERGTANGKRVQALGGAKNHMVVLPDADLDLAADAAVSAGFGSAGERCMAISVVVAVEPVADELITRITERMARIRTGDGRRGCDMGPLVTREHRDKVAGYLAAGVREGAKLVVDGRTVEPDGDQAGFWLGPTLFDDVRPEMTVYTDEIFGPVLSIVRVRTYEEAVDLVNAGRYGNGTAIFTNDGGAARRYQHEVEVGMIGVNVPIPVPMAYYSFGGWKASLFGDTHAHGAEGVHFFTRGKVVTSRWLDPSHGGVNLGFPTQN, via the coding sequence CTGAAGCACGTCAAGCACTACGTCGCGGGCAAGGACTGGGAGCAGCCAGGCGGCGCGGCCCGCCGGGGCGATCTCTACGACCCGGCCACGGGCGAAGTCACCGGGCACGTCGACTTCGCGTCTTCGGCGGACGTCGGCACCGTGGTCACGGCCGCGGCCGCGGCCTTCCCCGCCTGGCGCGACGCCTCGCTCGCCAAGCGCACCGCCGTCATGTTCGCGCTGCGCCAGCTCGTCCACGAGCGGCGCGACGAACTCGCCGCCGCCATCACCGCCGAACACGGCAAGGTCCTCTCCGACGCCGCCGGCGAGGTGCAACGCGGCCTTGAGGTCATCGAGTACGCCTGTGGCATCCCGACCGCCCTGAAGGGCGGCTTCAGCGAGAACGTCTCGACCGGAGTGGATTCGTACTCGATCCGTCAGCCGCTGGGCGTCGCCGCCGTGATCTCGCCGTTCAACTTCCCCGCGATGGTGCCGTTGTGGTTCGTGCCGATCGCGATCGCGGCGGGCAACACGGTCGTCCTGAAGCCGTCGGAGAAGGACCCGACGGCGTCGACGCTGCTCGCGGCGTGGTTCAGCGAGGCCGGGCTGCCCGACGGCGTCCTGAACGTCGTGCACGGCGACAAGGAGGCCGTCGACGCGCTCCTCGACCATCCGGACGTGAAGTCGGTGTCGTTCGTCGGCTCGACCCCGATCGCCCGGTACGTCTACGAGCGCGGCACCGCCAACGGCAAGCGCGTACAGGCGCTGGGCGGGGCGAAGAACCACATGGTGGTGCTGCCCGACGCCGACCTCGACCTGGCCGCCGACGCGGCGGTCAGCGCCGGATTCGGCTCGGCCGGCGAACGGTGCATGGCGATCTCGGTCGTCGTCGCGGTCGAGCCGGTGGCCGACGAGCTGATCACGCGGATCACCGAGCGGATGGCCCGGATTCGCACCGGCGACGGCCGCCGCGGCTGCGACATGGGGCCGCTGGTCACCCGGGAGCACCGCGACAAGGTCGCCGGCTACCTGGCGGCAGGGGTACGCGAGGGCGCGAAGCTGGTGGTGGACGGCCGGACCGTCGAGCCCGACGGCGACCAGGCCGGGTTCTGGCTCGGCCCCACCCTGTTCGACGACGTCCGGCCGGAGATGACCGTCTACACGGACGAGATCTTCGGGCCGGTTCTCTCGATCGTGCGGGTCCGGACGTATGAGGAGGCAGTCGACCTGGTCAACGCGGGTCGCTACGGCAACGGCACGGCGATCTTCACCAACGACGGCGGGGCCGCGCGGCGGTACCAGCACGAGGTGGAGGTCGGCATGATCGGGGTGAACGTCCCGATTCCGGTGCCGATGGCGTACTACTCCTTCGGTGGGTGGAAGGCGTCGCTGTTCGGTGACACGCACGCGCACGGCGCCGAGGGCGTCCACTTCTTCACCCGCGGCAAAGTGGTTACCAGCCGTTGGCTCGACCCCTCGCATGGTGGGGTGAATCTGGGGTTCCCCACCCAAAACTGA
- a CDS encoding MurR/RpiR family transcriptional regulator, with protein MSATAVPAARSADGETESLLTRIRAQLPEFTGALRRVADHVLADPAAAARATIVELAERSGTSPATVTRFCRALGFDGYADLRLGIAGETGRLARSAGWQVDIGREIQPTDPLERVLSQLMAADTLAMRDTAARIDLSAVERAADAIAAASRVDIYGASGSALVGEELQFSLHRIGIAAWAWTDIHNGLASAALLGPGDVALGISHSGQTRETIEMIAEAGSHGATTIALTSFPRSPLADVADFVLLTATQATTFRPDALSARHPQLVVLDLLYIAVAQRTHERSHAAFQRTARAVEAHRIKEVAE; from the coding sequence GTGTCGGCCACCGCCGTACCTGCGGCCCGGAGCGCCGACGGCGAAACCGAGAGCCTGCTGACGCGCATCCGCGCGCAGCTCCCGGAGTTCACGGGGGCGTTGCGTCGGGTCGCTGATCATGTTCTGGCGGATCCGGCGGCGGCGGCGCGGGCGACGATCGTGGAGTTGGCGGAGCGTAGTGGGACCTCGCCGGCGACGGTGACCCGGTTCTGCCGGGCGTTGGGTTTCGACGGGTACGCGGATCTGCGGTTGGGGATCGCGGGGGAGACCGGCCGGTTGGCTCGGTCGGCCGGGTGGCAGGTCGACATCGGGCGGGAGATTCAGCCGACCGATCCGCTGGAGCGGGTGTTGTCGCAGTTGATGGCGGCGGACACCCTGGCGATGCGGGATACGGCGGCGCGGATCGATCTGTCGGCGGTGGAGCGGGCGGCGGATGCGATCGCGGCGGCGTCGCGGGTGGACATCTACGGGGCGTCGGGTAGTGCCCTGGTGGGTGAGGAGCTGCAGTTCTCGTTGCATCGGATCGGGATCGCGGCGTGGGCGTGGACCGACATCCACAACGGTCTGGCTTCGGCGGCTTTGCTGGGGCCGGGGGATGTGGCGTTGGGGATCTCGCACTCGGGGCAGACGCGGGAGACGATCGAGATGATCGCCGAGGCGGGCAGTCACGGTGCGACCACGATCGCGTTGACCAGCTTCCCCCGCTCCCCGCTGGCGGACGTCGCCGACTTCGTGCTGTTGACGGCGACGCAGGCCACGACCTTCCGGCCGGACGCGTTGTCGGCGCGGCATCCGCAGCTGGTGGTGCTGGACCTGTTGTACATCGCGGTAGCGCAGCGCACGCATGAGCGCTCGCACGCGGCCTTTCAGCGTACGGCTCGTGCGGTGGAGGCCCATCGGATCAAGGAGGTCGCCGAATGA
- a CDS encoding carbohydrate ABC transporter permease, protein MRHGKYPFVAGFLFLPVLLYVTFVIYPTLRTFYISMTAWRGFSVAPKWIGFDNYKQLFDDDRFWQAIKHHLELLVALPLITIAVALFFAFLLNVGGGSKGGVRTGVWGSKFYRVVFFLPQVLAIAIVGVMFQTVYRPDNTGLVNGVLTKLGFDPVALLVNKNTALWAIMFVAIWQAIGFYVVLFSAGMASIPAEIYEAAELDGASRFSLFFRVTLPLLWDTIQVAWVYLGIAAFDFFALVNVLAQDGGYGGPDGATTTLATELYYAASKSKLGYASAIGVVLFFLTLTFAALTLRVTKRETIEY, encoded by the coding sequence ATGCGGCACGGCAAGTACCCGTTCGTGGCGGGCTTCCTGTTCCTGCCGGTCCTCTTGTATGTAACGTTCGTCATCTATCCGACGTTGCGAACGTTCTACATCTCGATGACCGCGTGGCGGGGCTTCTCGGTTGCGCCGAAGTGGATCGGTTTCGACAACTACAAGCAGTTGTTCGACGACGACCGCTTCTGGCAGGCCATCAAGCACCACCTTGAACTGTTGGTTGCCCTGCCGCTGATCACCATCGCGGTCGCCCTGTTCTTCGCGTTCCTGTTGAACGTGGGCGGCGGCTCCAAGGGCGGAGTACGGACCGGGGTCTGGGGGTCGAAGTTCTACCGGGTGGTGTTCTTCCTCCCCCAGGTCCTGGCCATCGCCATCGTCGGCGTGATGTTCCAGACGGTCTACCGTCCGGACAACACCGGCCTGGTGAACGGGGTGCTCACCAAGCTCGGGTTCGATCCGGTCGCCCTGCTGGTCAACAAGAACACCGCGCTGTGGGCGATCATGTTCGTCGCCATCTGGCAGGCGATCGGCTTCTACGTGGTGCTGTTCTCGGCCGGGATGGCCAGCATCCCCGCCGAGATCTACGAGGCCGCCGAACTCGACGGAGCCTCCCGCTTCTCGCTGTTCTTCCGGGTCACGCTGCCGCTGCTGTGGGACACGATCCAGGTCGCCTGGGTCTATCTGGGCATCGCCGCCTTCGACTTCTTCGCGCTCGTCAACGTGCTGGCGCAGGACGGCGGCTACGGTGGCCCGGACGGTGCGACCACGACACTGGCGACCGAGCTGTATTACGCGGCGTCGAAGAGCAAGCTCGGCTACGCGTCGGCGATCGGTGTCGTCCTCTTCTTCTTGACGCTGACCTTCGCCGCACTGACACTGCGTGTCACCAAGCGCGAAACCATCGAGTACTGA
- a CDS encoding PucR family transcriptional regulator has translation MTAPGYPTIREVVALDAMQVGSPRVVAGAEHLDRAVRWVHSSEVPDIASLLRGGELVLTTGIGLPADDDGIRAFVRELAEVGVSGLVVELGRRYPSTVPRVMAVAAEKLGLPLVELRRPTPFVQITEAVHARIVDAQLTELRATEEIHQRFTELSVEGAEPAEVVHQAAQLSGCPVVLENLGRKVLAFDAAGGRAEPLLDGWEQHSRQVRVTGRTGYDPDAGWLVTMVGARGQDWGRLLLRWPSDGPPPTRLTILVERAASTLALGRLIQRDEEGLERQLHGTLLAALLDHSLPVDEVALRARALGVTVDRRRLVGVVIRPLSRRADRDKSQADHAQSRDERDSARGDRDSADGRRRDGDKSEVTAMQARMRDLADAATQGVREAKLTGLTGVLDDHVVGVLLAVKSAADEDAALERFAAALRRGREEVLVAAGSGVDSLREARRSLVEARQVADAARHDTPSAVPVLRLPNVGLAGLLHLLRDEPRLQTFVERQLGGLLAYDAKHPRDPLLPTLRIYLESGRNKSIAAAAAHLSRPAFYERLARIGRVLDVDLDSVPACLSLHVALLAWEAIRSE, from the coding sequence GTGACCGCGCCCGGTTACCCGACCATACGCGAGGTCGTGGCGCTCGACGCGATGCAGGTCGGGTCGCCGCGCGTGGTCGCCGGCGCCGAGCACCTCGACCGGGCGGTCCGTTGGGTGCACTCGTCGGAGGTGCCTGACATCGCCAGCCTGCTCCGGGGCGGGGAGCTCGTGCTGACCACCGGGATCGGCCTGCCCGCCGACGACGACGGCATCCGGGCGTTCGTCCGGGAGCTGGCCGAGGTCGGCGTGTCCGGGCTGGTCGTCGAGCTGGGCCGGCGCTACCCGTCGACGGTGCCCCGGGTGATGGCGGTGGCCGCCGAGAAGCTCGGGCTGCCCCTGGTGGAGCTGCGGCGGCCGACCCCGTTCGTGCAGATCACCGAGGCGGTGCACGCCCGCATCGTCGATGCGCAGCTGACCGAGCTGCGGGCGACCGAGGAGATCCACCAGCGGTTCACCGAGCTGAGCGTGGAGGGCGCCGAACCGGCCGAGGTCGTGCACCAGGCGGCGCAGTTGTCGGGGTGCCCGGTGGTCTTGGAGAACCTGGGCCGCAAGGTGCTCGCCTTCGACGCGGCCGGGGGCCGGGCCGAACCGCTCCTGGACGGCTGGGAGCAGCATTCCCGCCAGGTACGCGTCACCGGCCGGACCGGTTACGACCCGGACGCGGGCTGGCTGGTCACCATGGTCGGGGCCCGGGGGCAGGACTGGGGCCGGTTGCTGCTGCGCTGGCCGTCGGACGGGCCGCCGCCGACCCGGCTGACGATCCTGGTGGAGCGGGCCGCCTCGACGCTGGCCCTGGGCCGGTTGATCCAGCGGGACGAGGAGGGGCTGGAACGGCAGCTGCACGGCACGCTGCTGGCCGCCCTACTCGATCACAGCCTGCCGGTGGACGAGGTCGCCCTGCGGGCGCGGGCGCTGGGGGTGACCGTCGATCGGCGGCGACTCGTCGGGGTCGTGATCCGGCCGCTGTCCCGCCGGGCTGACCGCGACAAGAGCCAGGCCGACCACGCTCAGAGCCGGGACGAGCGCGACAGTGCCCGGGGCGACCGCGACAGCGCGGACGGCCGGCGCCGCGACGGTGACAAGAGCGAGGTCACCGCCATGCAGGCCCGGATGCGGGACCTCGCCGACGCGGCGACCCAGGGCGTACGCGAGGCGAAGCTGACCGGGTTGACCGGGGTGCTCGACGACCACGTGGTCGGCGTGCTGCTGGCGGTGAAGTCAGCCGCCGACGAGGACGCCGCGCTGGAACGGTTCGCCGCGGCGTTGCGCCGGGGTCGGGAGGAGGTCCTCGTCGCAGCGGGGTCCGGTGTGGACAGTCTGCGGGAGGCGCGCCGGTCGCTCGTCGAGGCGCGTCAGGTCGCCGATGCCGCCCGGCACGACACCCCCAGCGCCGTCCCGGTGCTGCGGCTGCCGAACGTCGGGCTCGCCGGGCTGCTGCACCTGCTGCGCGACGAGCCCCGCTTACAGACCTTCGTCGAACGGCAGCTCGGCGGGCTGCTCGCGTACGACGCGAAGCATCCGCGTGATCCGTTGCTGCCGACGCTGCGGATCTATCTGGAGTCTGGGCGCAACAAGTCGATCGCGGCGGCCGCGGCGCACTTGTCCCGGCCGGCCTTCTACGAGCGGCTGGCCCGGATCGGGCGGGTCCTCGACGTCGACCTCGACTCCGTGCCGGCGTGCTTGTCGCTGCACGTCGCCTTGCTTGCCTGGGAGGCCATCCGCTCGGAATAG
- a CDS encoding GNAT family N-acetyltransferase has product MIEIRRTTLDDWQSWKALRLNALRLAPTAYGETYANAVDADDHYWHRWWLERGDDALRSIGYLDGVPAGQIACAEVPEFPEPLILAMWVEESMRGTGIAGALVDDTLEWARAKGFTRIRLGVTEGNETARKLYLRHGFSSLGEFEPLHSHPDLRIEWMARDL; this is encoded by the coding sequence GTGATCGAGATCCGGCGTACCACCCTTGACGACTGGCAATCCTGGAAAGCCCTGCGGCTCAACGCCTTGCGGCTGGCCCCCACGGCCTACGGCGAGACGTACGCCAACGCCGTCGACGCCGACGATCACTACTGGCACCGCTGGTGGCTCGAGCGCGGCGACGACGCCCTGCGCAGCATCGGCTACCTCGACGGCGTACCGGCGGGTCAGATCGCCTGCGCCGAGGTTCCGGAGTTCCCCGAGCCGCTGATCCTCGCGATGTGGGTCGAGGAGAGCATGCGCGGCACCGGGATCGCCGGCGCGCTGGTCGACGACACCCTGGAGTGGGCGCGGGCCAAGGGCTTCACCCGCATCCGCCTCGGCGTCACCGAGGGCAACGAGACCGCCCGCAAGCTCTACCTGCGCCACGGATTCAGCTCGCTCGGCGAGTTCGAGCCGCTGCACTCGCACCCCGACCTGCGGATCGAGTGGATGGCCCGGGACCTGTAA
- a CDS encoding aspartate aminotransferase family protein, whose product MATTDDLLARHRAVLPAWVSPLYAEPIELVTGSGCRVTDAGGRTYLDFFGGVLTTSIGYDVAEISDAVRRQVGTGIAHSSTLYLIRQQVELAEKIARVSGIPDAKVFLANSGTEATETALLLATQVRRSNQILAMRNSYHGRSFGALGVTGNRGWAASSLTPVNVSYLHSGDRLRGLFAGLSDADYIGKAVEDLREVLATTTSGDVACLIAEPIQGVGGFVAPPDGFFGALKEVLDEYGILWVSDEVQTGWGRTGEHFWGYQAHGAVPDMLTFAKGIGNGYALGGVVARPEVMDCLTATSFNTFGGNPISSAAGSAVLDYILDHDLQGNAARVGEVLHRGLREIAAASPIVADVRGKGLMLAVEFVEPGTLTPSPRATLGVLEECKAAGLLVGKGGLYGNVIRMGPPLTLTEAEAKEGLGILAHAIETVGAAQ is encoded by the coding sequence ATGGCAACCACCGACGATCTGCTGGCCCGCCACCGGGCCGTCCTGCCCGCCTGGGTCAGCCCGTTGTACGCCGAACCGATCGAGCTGGTGACGGGATCGGGCTGCCGCGTCACCGACGCCGGCGGGCGTACCTATCTGGACTTCTTCGGCGGCGTGCTGACGACGTCCATCGGCTATGACGTCGCCGAGATCTCCGACGCCGTACGCCGTCAGGTCGGCACCGGCATCGCGCACTCCTCGACGCTGTACCTGATCCGGCAGCAGGTCGAGCTGGCCGAGAAGATCGCCCGGGTCTCCGGCATCCCGGACGCGAAGGTGTTCCTGGCCAACTCCGGCACCGAGGCGACCGAGACGGCGTTGCTGCTGGCGACCCAGGTCCGCCGCAGCAACCAGATCCTGGCGATGCGCAACTCGTACCACGGGCGCAGCTTCGGCGCGCTCGGCGTCACGGGCAACCGCGGCTGGGCGGCGTCCTCGCTGACCCCGGTCAACGTCAGCTACCTGCACTCCGGCGACCGGCTGCGGGGACTGTTCGCCGGGCTCTCCGACGCCGACTACATCGGCAAGGCGGTCGAGGATCTGCGCGAGGTGCTGGCCACCACGACCAGCGGTGACGTCGCCTGCCTGATCGCGGAGCCGATTCAGGGCGTCGGCGGGTTCGTCGCCCCGCCCGACGGATTCTTCGGCGCGCTCAAGGAAGTCCTCGACGAGTACGGCATCCTCTGGGTCTCCGACGAGGTGCAGACCGGCTGGGGGCGTACGGGGGAGCACTTCTGGGGTTATCAGGCCCATGGCGCCGTGCCGGACATGCTGACCTTCGCCAAGGGCATCGGCAACGGGTACGCCCTCGGCGGGGTGGTGGCCCGCCCCGAGGTGATGGACTGCCTGACCGCGACCTCGTTCAACACCTTCGGCGGCAACCCGATCTCCAGCGCCGCCGGCTCGGCGGTCCTCGACTACATCCTCGACCACGACCTGCAGGGCAACGCCGCCCGCGTCGGCGAGGTGCTGCACCGGGGACTCCGCGAGATCGCGGCCGCGTCGCCGATCGTCGCCGACGTCCGGGGCAAGGGCCTGATGCTGGCCGTCGAATTCGTGGAACCCGGGACGCTGACCCCGTCGCCGCGCGCGACGTTGGGCGTACTGGAGGAGTGCAAGGCGGCCGGGCTGCTGGTCGGCAAGGGCGGTCTCTACGGCAACGTGATCCGAATGGGTCCGCCGCTCACGCTGACCGAGGCGGAGGCCAAGGAAGGGCTGGGCATCCTGGCCCACGCCATCGAGACGGTCGGAGCGGCCCAGTGA